Proteins co-encoded in one Thermomicrobiales bacterium genomic window:
- a CDS encoding FtsX-like permease family protein, translated as MARADLPTRGATAPLSLDVVKAVLRRLRFERELVFVVLIAVLLTSLVFSAIPRVFNRMADNGLVWAIDHASPLTRNVVARQVSSITPGPSTDVFAPVSAAGDEFRASLAPSIQRITSPSSFVVDTVRFAVADTPGQPVFPFPRFVTLRYQQDIDQHITLVDGRMPQAVDETVPTQFNDQPVDAQVFEIAISPETARQIAVTLGDTLVLQPARDDPVVRRSPYNQLRPIAIRVVGLIQLNDVTEEYWLSDTRLDRAIEYDDGNTVQIYATALFAPDAYPLLADPAQHALPFQYTWRYFVDPARLDAGQFDQLAADLRKLDAQYGSVFADPTKIGVSTGLSRILRDYLSQRNLTQAVLSLITVGLIGVAVAVLALVAGIAADRRRDALRLIRGRGASARQLLGAQVVEGFLVSVPPAGLGYLAAAVLAGGRAGIWSGIAAASVAVVMVSLLVYTQSRLVRRPLGDLEQDDLVVVRITPRRVVLEALIVALALAGVYLLRRRGIAGGSATGAISSMDPYLAAVPILLGLAVGLLTIRLYAIPARLLSWLSSLRRDLVPVLGFRRASRQPGDTSLPVLVLLLALAVSTFALVLTTTIDRGQVASSWQQVGADYRITSGLSGYLYRGVDPTAASGVEAVARASIIPDALFSGRVPGSGIAQLMLVEPARLQEVTAGTPADAHMPIDMMREQIGADIGQPTNPIPAIISTKAGNGTMAPGDTFGMSLFSRETTFVVVEVRERFAGLPIDRDFVVAPLPSVAAINPDRPVRNTDMFVRGPRSIDETLRDTLEQQSQSANLTSRAATYDAVHDAPLIAGVATGFRLGLIVTALYAGVAVAFAMLLRGKARARDQAYLRTLGLSSRQSLGLTAVEQGPGIVVGVAAGVILGLASTWLISPGLNLIEFTGPGLPVELHVSWGAVVLLLIVVIVVTAVAVLLTTRFARKISLGEVLRLGDQ; from the coding sequence ATGGCGCGCGCCGACCTCCCAACCAGAGGCGCCACTGCCCCGCTGTCTCTCGATGTCGTCAAGGCAGTACTGCGGCGTCTTCGATTCGAACGCGAGCTGGTCTTTGTCGTCCTGATCGCGGTTCTGTTGACGAGCCTCGTCTTCTCCGCTATCCCACGAGTGTTCAACCGCATGGCCGACAACGGCCTCGTCTGGGCCATCGACCACGCCTCGCCGCTCACGCGCAACGTCGTTGCCCGCCAGGTCAGCTCGATCACCCCTGGCCCATCAACCGATGTGTTTGCGCCGGTGTCGGCGGCCGGCGACGAGTTTCGCGCGAGCCTGGCGCCGTCGATCCAGCGCATCACCAGCCCATCGTCGTTCGTTGTCGATACCGTCCGCTTCGCTGTTGCCGACACGCCCGGCCAACCGGTCTTCCCCTTCCCACGCTTTGTCACCCTGCGCTATCAGCAGGACATCGATCAGCACATCACGCTCGTAGATGGCCGTATGCCGCAAGCCGTCGACGAAACCGTCCCGACCCAGTTCAACGACCAACCCGTCGATGCCCAGGTGTTCGAGATCGCCATCTCACCCGAGACGGCGCGCCAGATCGCCGTCACCCTCGGGGATACCCTGGTTCTCCAGCCTGCTCGAGACGACCCGGTCGTCCGTCGTTCGCCCTACAACCAGCTCCGGCCGATCGCTATCCGCGTTGTCGGGCTGATTCAGCTGAACGATGTCACCGAGGAATACTGGCTGAGTGACACTCGGCTCGATCGCGCGATTGAGTACGACGACGGCAATACCGTCCAGATCTATGCCACTGCGCTATTCGCTCCCGACGCCTACCCGTTGCTCGCCGATCCGGCGCAACATGCGCTTCCGTTTCAATACACCTGGCGGTACTTCGTCGATCCGGCCCGCCTCGACGCCGGCCAGTTCGATCAGCTCGCCGCCGACCTTCGCAAGCTCGACGCGCAATACGGGTCCGTGTTCGCCGATCCGACCAAGATCGGCGTCTCGACCGGCCTCTCCCGTATCCTTCGTGACTATCTCAGCCAACGGAATCTCACCCAGGCCGTGCTCTCGCTGATAACAGTTGGCCTGATCGGCGTTGCCGTCGCGGTCCTGGCGCTTGTTGCGGGTATCGCTGCCGATCGTCGCCGGGACGCATTGCGGCTGATTCGGGGCCGCGGCGCCTCCGCCCGCCAGCTCCTTGGCGCGCAGGTCGTCGAGGGATTCCTCGTCAGCGTTCCCCCCGCCGGGCTTGGCTATCTCGCCGCCGCTGTCCTCGCAGGGGGGCGCGCCGGTATCTGGTCCGGCATTGCTGCGGCGAGCGTCGCCGTCGTCATGGTTTCGCTACTGGTCTATACGCAGTCTCGGCTCGTGCGCCGGCCTCTTGGCGATCTGGAGCAGGATGACCTCGTCGTCGTGCGGATCACTCCCCGTCGCGTCGTCCTTGAGGCGCTCATCGTTGCACTCGCGCTTGCCGGCGTTTACCTCTTACGCCGTCGCGGAATCGCGGGTGGGTCGGCGACCGGCGCAATCTCGTCGATGGACCCATACCTGGCCGCTGTCCCGATCCTTCTCGGCCTCGCTGTCGGTTTGCTAACTATTCGACTGTACGCGATTCCCGCGCGTCTCCTTTCCTGGCTCAGCAGCCTTCGCCGCGACCTCGTCCCGGTCCTCGGCTTCCGTCGCGCGAGTCGCCAGCCTGGTGATACCAGCTTGCCGGTGCTCGTCCTTCTGCTCGCCCTCGCGGTCTCCACATTTGCGCTCGTTCTGACGACGACGATCGACCGCGGACAGGTCGCCTCATCATGGCAGCAGGTCGGAGCCGACTATCGAATCACTTCGGGCCTGTCGGGCTATCTCTATCGTGGCGTCGATCCAACGGCCGCCTCGGGGGTTGAGGCAGTTGCTCGCGCCTCCATCATCCCTGATGCGCTCTTCTCCGGCCGCGTCCCCGGCTCCGGCATCGCCCAGCTGATGCTCGTCGAGCCTGCCCGACTTCAGGAGGTCACCGCCGGTACGCCAGCCGACGCCCACATGCCCATCGACATGATGCGTGAGCAGATCGGCGCCGATATCGGCCAGCCGACGAACCCGATCCCCGCGATCATCTCGACGAAAGCCGGCAACGGCACAATGGCTCCCGGTGACACGTTCGGCATGAGCCTGTTCAGCCGCGAAACGACCTTTGTTGTCGTCGAAGTTCGCGAACGCTTCGCAGGGCTGCCGATCGATCGCGATTTCGTCGTTGCGCCGTTGCCCAGCGTCGCGGCAATCAATCCAGATCGCCCGGTGCGCAACACCGATATGTTCGTCCGCGGCCCACGCTCGATCGACGAGACCTTGCGAGACACCCTCGAACAGCAGTCGCAATCTGCAAATCTCACCTCTCGCGCCGCAACCTACGACGCGGTCCACGATGCCCCGCTCATCGCCGGGGTTGCCACTGGGTTTCGCCTCGGCCTGATCGTGACGGCACTCTACGCTGGCGTCGCTGTCGCCTTTGCGATGCTCCTGCGCGGCAAGGCTCGCGCTCGCGACCAGGCCTATCTCCGGACGCTCGGCCTGTCCAGCCGGCAATCACTCGGCCTCACCGCCGTCGAGCAGGGGCCGGGCATCGTCGTCGGTGTCGCCGCAGGAGTCATCCTTGGGCTCGCCTCGACCTGGCTGATCAGCCCGGGCCTCAACCTCATCGAATTCACCGGCCCCGGCCTGCCAGTGGAGCTTCACGTGAGCTGGGGCGCCGTGGTCCTGCTGCTGATCGTCGTCATCGTCGTCACCGCCGTGGCGGTGCTACTTACCACCCGCTTCGCGCGTAAGATCAGCCTTGGCGAAGTGCTCAGATTGGGGGATCAGTGA
- a CDS encoding ABC transporter ATP-binding protein: protein MSDPNERWRPPTQRTSSQSPFVTPAEERSSTERHQSSERRRGAGVDVLQPVIRVEGVTRDYPMGDSVVHALRGVDLTVGRGELVAIQGRSGSGKTTLLNIIGGLDRPSSGLASIDGMVISELPENELIELRRHRIGFIFQAFGLIPILTAAENVEVPLRLAQAQISRREERVRVLLELVGLGDRARHRPHELSGGEQQRVAIARALANSPEILIADEPTGQLDSQTGRTIMTLIRALVRSEGVTALVATHDPVLIDLADRVITLGDGVVTSDLARSDD from the coding sequence GTGAGCGACCCGAACGAACGCTGGCGCCCGCCGACGCAGCGCACGAGTAGTCAGTCGCCGTTCGTCACCCCGGCCGAAGAGCGTTCTTCCACGGAGCGGCATCAGTCCTCCGAGCGTCGCCGCGGCGCGGGTGTCGACGTGCTCCAACCCGTCATCCGGGTCGAGGGTGTGACCCGCGACTATCCGATGGGTGACTCTGTGGTGCACGCGCTCCGAGGAGTTGATCTGACCGTTGGACGTGGCGAGCTTGTCGCAATCCAGGGGCGGTCGGGTTCAGGCAAGACCACGCTCCTCAACATTATCGGAGGTCTCGATCGCCCGAGCTCGGGTCTCGCGTCGATCGACGGCATGGTTATCTCCGAGCTGCCGGAGAATGAGCTCATCGAGCTACGACGTCATCGGATCGGTTTCATCTTCCAGGCGTTCGGTCTCATCCCGATTCTCACAGCCGCCGAAAATGTCGAGGTGCCGCTTCGGCTCGCCCAGGCGCAGATCTCCCGGCGCGAGGAGCGCGTTCGCGTTCTTCTCGAGCTTGTCGGTCTCGGCGACCGCGCCCGCCATCGTCCGCACGAGCTGTCCGGCGGTGAGCAGCAGCGTGTTGCGATCGCCCGAGCATTGGCGAACTCTCCCGAGATTCTCATCGCCGACGAGCCGACCGGCCAGCTCGACTCGCAAACCGGCCGCACCATCATGACGCTGATTCGCGCGCTTGTTCGCAGCGAAGGGGTCACTGCCCTCGTCGCGACCCACGACCCGGTCCTGATCGACCTCGCCGATCGTGTCATCACCCTCGGTGACGGTGTCGTCACATCCGACCTCGCCCGCTCCGATGATTGA
- a CDS encoding ABC transporter ATP-binding protein — MTDTLDFRSLAERAARAERPQFGSGSQIICDNLVKIYKVAELEVVALQGLDLLVAPGELIAIVGASGSGKSTLLNILGGLDVPSAGRAIVAGYDLLNMDQTERTRYRRQVIGFVWQQTARNLLPYLTAQENVELPMILDGMPSALRRERSAELLTLVGLADRASHRPDRLSGGEQQRVAIAVALANAPEVLLADEPTGELDTATSHQIFEVLRSASVHLGVTVVVVTHDPLVSTQVNRTVAIRDGRTSSETLRRIEVGEEGQHHVIAEEYAVLDRAGRLQLPRDYVDTLEMERRVRLELESDHIGVWPDRPHAEQEDRS, encoded by the coding sequence GTGACCGACACGCTCGACTTTCGTTCCCTGGCAGAGCGCGCGGCTCGCGCCGAGCGACCGCAGTTCGGCAGTGGTTCGCAGATCATCTGCGACAATCTGGTCAAGATCTACAAGGTCGCCGAGCTGGAGGTCGTTGCGCTTCAGGGACTCGACCTGCTGGTCGCGCCCGGTGAGCTGATTGCCATCGTCGGCGCGTCGGGCAGCGGCAAGTCGACGTTGCTGAACATCCTTGGCGGTCTCGACGTCCCCTCGGCCGGCCGCGCCATTGTCGCCGGATATGACCTGCTGAACATGGACCAGACCGAGCGCACGCGCTACCGACGTCAGGTTATCGGCTTTGTCTGGCAGCAAACAGCCCGCAATCTCCTCCCCTACCTCACGGCACAGGAAAACGTCGAGCTGCCGATGATTCTCGATGGCATGCCCTCGGCCCTCCGACGCGAACGTTCTGCCGAGCTGCTGACGCTCGTCGGCCTCGCCGATCGTGCCAGCCATCGTCCGGACCGGCTCTCTGGCGGCGAGCAACAGCGTGTCGCCATTGCCGTCGCGCTCGCGAACGCCCCGGAGGTGCTGCTCGCCGACGAGCCGACCGGCGAGCTGGACACCGCGACATCTCACCAGATCTTCGAGGTTCTTCGCTCGGCCAGCGTCCATCTCGGTGTCACAGTCGTCGTCGTGACCCACGACCCTCTCGTCTCGACGCAGGTCAACCGCACGGTCGCCATCCGCGATGGCCGCACCAGCAGCGAGACGCTCCGCCGCATTGAAGTCGGCGAAGAAGGTCAGCATCATGTGATCGCCGAGGAATATGCCGTCCTCGACCGCGCCGGCCGGCTACAGCTTCCCCGAGATTATGTCGATACGCTCGAGATGGAGCGCCGGGTTCGTCTTGAGCTGGAGTCTGATCACATCGGTGTCTGGCCGGATCGTCCGCATGCCGAACAGGAGGACCGCTCGTGA
- a CDS encoding heavy-metal-associated domain-containing protein, with translation MVEKTFIVPDVSCEHCVRAITSELTQIDGVEQVSVDIPTKVVTVRASDAVTDAVLVAGLSEAGYEVASPS, from the coding sequence ATGGTAGAGAAGACGTTCATCGTCCCAGATGTTAGCTGCGAGCATTGCGTTCGCGCGATCACCAGCGAACTGACCCAGATCGACGGAGTCGAGCAGGTCAGCGTCGATATTCCCACCAAGGTCGTCACCGTCCGGGCCAGCGACGCTGTAACCGACGCGGTGCTCGTCGCCGGGCTGTCCGAGGCGGGCTACGAGGTCGCTTCCCCGAGCTAG